One part of the Tachysurus vachellii isolate PV-2020 chromosome 6, HZAU_Pvac_v1, whole genome shotgun sequence genome encodes these proteins:
- the tmem134 gene encoding transmembrane protein 134 gives MAKQFTIDDAFSLEGEDEGVGREEDLDGWKDREKERDGEMTFGPLTFSKPQSLPSSCTGTTDHSNLKYQNLENEEVLGSPVNSTFNNLFKISDPATLSYCSSQWSFSTLSSVTQLSAHCCGWTSHPLIKKNRRVVLASFLLLITGVALIFTGIVLELNRHAEVSSAIFFVSGFLLFIPGVYHVIYISCAVRGRRGFKFFYLPYFEK, from the exons ATGGCGAAGCAGTTTACCATCGACGATGCCTTCTCATTGGAGGGGGAGGACGAAGGGGTGGGGCGCGAGGAGGACTTGGACGGATGgaaggatagagagaaagagcgagatgGAGAGATGACGTTCGGCCCGCTGACGTTCTCCAAACCACAGAGTCTTCCGTCCTCCTGCACAGGAACGACAGATCACAGCAACCTGAAATACCAG AACCTGGAGAATGAGGAGGTTTTAGGCAGTCCTGTAAACTCCACCTTCAACAACCTGTTTAAAATCAG tgatCCAGCTACACTGTCCTACTGCAGTTCACAGTGGTCCTTCAGCACACTCAGCTCTGTTACACAGCTCTCTGCACATTGCTGCGg GTGGACGTCTCatcctttaataaaaaagaacaggAGAGTGGTGCTCgcctccttcctcctcctcatcactgGAGTCG CTCTGATTTTCACAGGCATTGTTCTTGAGTTAAACCGACATGCAG AGGTTTCAAGTGCGATTTTCTTTGTCTCTGGGTTTCTGCTCTTCATTCCTGGTG TTTACCATGTGATCTACATAAGCTGCGCTGTTAGAGGGAGAAGGGGATTCAAGTTCTTTTACCTGCCGTACTTTGAGAAATAG